The genomic stretch GCCCGTCGAAGAGGACGGTCGTGATGAACTCGGCGGTCGTGGCCGAGTCGAGCGGCGGCAGGGTGGGGAGCCCGGCCGGCGCGCAGTCGTGGGCGGCGTGGGCCATCAGGAGCCCCCGCACGTTGCCGATGAGGAGGTGGGCGACGGGCAGCGCGGGCAGCGCCCGGAGCGCCCCGCTGTCCACGGCGCGCTCGACGGCACCGGCGACGGCAGCCGTGAACGTGGCGAACAGCTGGAGCACCTCCGCCATCCGGTCCGGGTCGTGGAAGGCGCGCGGCCCCTCGGTCATGAAGAGACGCAGCACCGAGCGGTTGCTCTCGAAGTGCGCGAGGAGACCGTGGATGAAGTCGCGGAAGGCCTCGCGGGCGTCCTCGCGCGTGCCGAGCGGACGGTCGGCAGGAAGCGTCGCCTCGACCACACGGTGGAGGCCCTCGACGACGCGCTCCTCGAAGAGGGCGTGGTAGAGTTCCTCCTTGCCGCCGGGGAAGTAGTTGTAGAGCGTCCCCTTGCCGAACTCGGCGCGGTCGGCGATCTCATCGAGCGTGGCCCCCTCGAAGCCCTTCTCCCCGAACACGGCGAGCGCTGCGTCCAACATCGCCAGGCGGCGTGCCAGCCGCTCGCGCTCGCGACGGCTGGGGACGGCAGAGAGAGGGGACGAGATCTCCAAGATGAACGACGAGTGCAGGAGGTGACCGATCAGTCACTTTTGGAACCAGGGCGTCAGTACGGCCGCTCAAGTCCCTGGTTTCGCGGACGGGGTTAAGACAAAAAGAAGGGCCTCTGACTGACAGAGGCCCTTCATGTGTGCGTCCGATGGACGCGCGGCGCAGCGTCTCCACGCCCTCCCAACCTTCTCCGAGGCCGACCGCCTCGGCGTCTGCGTCAGACCGTCCGTGCGGCGAAGGCGTTGGCGTCGTCCGGGCAGCCCGTCCACTCGGTCCGCGCGACGTTGCCGAGGTAGCCCAGGTCCTCGATGCCCTGCGGGCTGGAGAAGTAGCCCGTGGCGACGTAGTTACGGAAGAGGCTGAAGAACGACACGCCCGCCTCGTCCGCCGGGGTGGCGGACTCCGGGTACGCGATCCGGTCGAGCAACTGCCGCTGCTGGTCGTCGGAGGCCTCTACGAAGGACGCCGCGCCGAGATCGCGCGCCTCGGCGTCGAGCCAGGCCAGGCCTCCGCGGATCAGCGTCTGTCGGTTGGTGGGGTCACCGAGGAGTTCGTCCGTCATCACCCAGTCGATCAGTTCGGGCGTGCCGGTCTCAGCCGCGCTCGGCCCCCGCTCGTCGGCGGGGATCACGATCCCGGCCAGCGTGCGGACGGTCTCGAACTCGTGGGGCGTGAAGAACGTCGGCGCCGCGCCGACGGCGGGCTGCATGGCTCCCCCGCTCGCCGCGTGCCGCATGGCCGACCCGGCTACGTCCTCGCCCCGACAGGCGGATAGCAGCGCAGGAGCCGCCGCGACGACGGCGAGCTTGCGGAGGGCGTCGCGGCGGGAGATCGGAGGCATGAGAACGCGGGCAGGATCGGAAGGACGAGACATCCCGCCTCGGCACCGAGGCGGGCCGGGCGGCGGTCACACGTTGCGCTGGCGGCGCTGGTCGAGGATGTAGTCCGCCGCGCGCCACGAGAGCGCGAGGATGGACCAGGTCGTGTTCTTGTGGGGCTGCGAGACGAAGGTGGCCGCGTCGACCACGAACACGTTGTCGGCGTCGTGGGCTTGGCAGAAGCCGTTGAGCGCCGAGGTCGCCGGGTCGTCGCCCATGCGGACGCAGCCGGCCTCGTGGATGATCTCGCCCGGTTTCGAGATGCCGTACTGCGTCTCCTCGGTCGGCATCTCGTCGATCTCGCCGCCGATGGACTCCAGAATCTCGCGCGCTGCCATCTGCATGTGACGGGCCTGCCGGATCTCCTCGTCGCCCCACGTCACGTCGAAGGTGAGGGTCGGGATGCCGTACTTGTCCACCGAGCCCTCGTCGATCCAGCAGCGATTGTCGGCGCGGGCGATCATCTCGCCGCGTCCCGCGAAGCCGACGCGCGCGGCGTAGACGCGGCGGTAGTCGTCCTTGAGTTGGGCGCCGTAGCCCCCTCCGCCTCGGGAGCGCTCTCCAGGAAAGTCGGCGTTGGCGTTCTCGATGCCCCAGCCGTAGCCGAAGCCCGGCATCCCGCGCCCGCCCCACGTTTCGAGGTGGTAGCCGCGCGGGAAGTCGAGGCTGGCGTGCTGGTCATGCAGCCACCACGGGATGTAGATGTGCATCCCGCCGACGCCGTCGCAGTTGTGGGCGGGCTGGTTGGCCAGCGCCGGGACGAACGCCGACGCGCCCGCGCCGACGGTGTCCATGAGGTAGCGCCCCACCACGTCGCTCGAGTTGGCGAGCCCGTTGGGGTGCCGCGCGCTCGTCGAGTTCAGCAGCAGCCGTGCCGACTCGCACGCCGAGGCGGCCAGCACCACGATGTCGGCCTTGACCTCGTAGGCCTCCAGGGTTCCCGTGTCGACGTACGAGACGCCGGTCGCGCGGCCCTCGGCGTCGGTGAGCACCTCGCGCGCCATCGCGCCCGTGATCACGGTCAGGTTGCCGGTCGCCAGCGCGGGGTCCAGCAGGACGCGCCCGGCCGAGAAGTTGGCGCCCACCGAGCAGCCGCGGTTGCACTGGCCGCAGTAGTGGCACGCCGGGCGGTCGCCGAGCGGCCGGGTCAGGATCGAGAGCCGCGACGACAGCACGGGGATGCCGATGGACTCGGCGCCGCGCATGACGCGCTTCTCGTAGCAGCGCGGCTCGGGAGGCGGCAGGAACTGGCCGTCGGGCTCGTTGGGGAAGCCGTCGCGGTTGCCGAAGATGCCCACGAGCCGGTCCACCTTGTCGTAATACGGCGCGATGTCGTCGTAGCCGATGGGCCAGTCGTCGCCGTAGCCGTCGAGCGTCTTGCCGCGGAAGTCGTCGGGCCCGAAGCGGAGGGAGATGCGGCCCCAGTGGTTCGTGCGCCCACCGATCATGCGCGCGCGCCACCACCGCCAGTCGGTGCCCTCGGCGGCGCTGTAGGGCTCGCCCTCGATCTCCCAGCCGCCGTCGCACGCGTCGAACTCGCCGAACGGCCGCTTGGTGGTCGAGGCGCCCCGCCTCGGCGACTCGTAGTTCCACCGCAGCATGTCCGCGTCGTCGATGGACCACGGCTGGCCGGCTTCCAGAAGGACCACCTTGGCGCCGCCCTCGGCCAGCACCTTAGCGGCCATGCTGCCGCCCGCGCCCGACCCCACGA from Rubrivirga sp. SAORIC476 encodes the following:
- a CDS encoding TetR/AcrR family transcriptional regulator, whose protein sequence is MEISSPLSAVPSRRERERLARRLAMLDAALAVFGEKGFEGATLDEIADRAEFGKGTLYNYFPGGKEELYHALFEERVVEGLHRVVEATLPADRPLGTREDAREAFRDFIHGLLAHFESNRSVLRLFMTEGPRAFHDPDRMAEVLQLFATFTAAVAGAVERAVDSGALRALPALPVAHLLIGNVRGLLMAHAAHDCAPAGLPTLPPLDSATTAEFITTVLFDGLLTPAVDAPSPDA
- a CDS encoding gluconate 2-dehydrogenase subunit 3 family protein, encoding MPPISRRDALRKLAVVAAAPALLSACRGEDVAGSAMRHAASGGAMQPAVGAAPTFFTPHEFETVRTLAGIVIPADERGPSAAETGTPELIDWVMTDELLGDPTNRQTLIRGGLAWLDAEARDLGAASFVEASDDQQRQLLDRIAYPESATPADEAGVSFFSLFRNYVATGYFSSPQGIEDLGYLGNVARTEWTGCPDDANAFAARTV
- a CDS encoding GMC family oxidoreductase; the encoded protein is MQIIEPSETYDVCIVGSGAGGSMAAKVLAEGGAKVVLLEAGQPWSIDDADMLRWNYESPRRGASTTKRPFGEFDACDGGWEIEGEPYSAAEGTDWRWWRARMIGGRTNHWGRISLRFGPDDFRGKTLDGYGDDWPIGYDDIAPYYDKVDRLVGIFGNRDGFPNEPDGQFLPPPEPRCYEKRVMRGAESIGIPVLSSRLSILTRPLGDRPACHYCGQCNRGCSVGANFSAGRVLLDPALATGNLTVITGAMAREVLTDAEGRATGVSYVDTGTLEAYEVKADIVVLAASACESARLLLNSTSARHPNGLANSSDVVGRYLMDTVGAGASAFVPALANQPAHNCDGVGGMHIYIPWWLHDQHASLDFPRGYHLETWGGRGMPGFGYGWGIENANADFPGERSRGGGGYGAQLKDDYRRVYAARVGFAGRGEMIARADNRCWIDEGSVDKYGIPTLTFDVTWGDEEIRQARHMQMAAREILESIGGEIDEMPTEETQYGISKPGEIIHEAGCVRMGDDPATSALNGFCQAHDADNVFVVDAATFVSQPHKNTTWSILALSWRAADYILDQRRQRNV